The Brachyhypopomus gauderio isolate BG-103 chromosome 7, BGAUD_0.2, whole genome shotgun sequence genome has a window encoding:
- the LOC143518584 gene encoding protein FAM98A isoform X2 — protein MERDVSTITSLKDLGYNNSGCMRRCSCDELPCPLLSWLVSELRRCCPDVGGGRDGGAILAGELKDVLSVMFYPHGTLTNETLTPIHLYRITEFLVSELQAARVLRWKEGHPEDAEERSESGKEQRKREFNIDVEEEVQEEGGKNDEKEVMSELAQLFETLDMDPASKLGDVYTQVESRLESLPEGEVQEPLLKANLNSSQWTTLQMINRALCKDYECRRQMLLKRFHVTLQSFTWGERGKERSALLPAKPAFSVPLESSVSIALLLAAREDQAHLQPVRAGPSTAVHKVLMGSVPDRGGRPGEIEPPMPAFTRRSEGGAAGGRREKSKFQKREYAGKKKKNKNR, from the exons ATGGAGAGGGATGTCTCGACAATCACGTCTCTTAAAGATCTCGG ATATAACAACAGTGGTTGTATGAGGCGGTGTAGTTGTGACGAACTGCCGTGTCCGCTGCTGTCCTGGCTGGTGTCGGAGCTGAGACGTTGCTGCCCCGACGTGGGAGGAG GGCGCGACGGCGGTGCCATTCTGGCCGGGGAGCTGAAGGATGTGCTGAGTGTGATGTTCTACCCTCACGGCACGCTGACTAACGAAACCCTGACCCCGATTCATCTCTACAGAATTACAG AGTTCCTGGTGTCCGAGTTACAGGCAGCGCGTGTGCTGAGATGGAAAGAGGGCCACCCCGAAGATGCAGAAGAGCGAAGCGAATCAGGCAAAGAGCAGAGAAAGAGGGAATTTAATATAGACGTTGAGGAGGAGGTTCAAGAAGAGGGTGGGAAAAATGATGAGAAAGAGGTGATGAGTGAACTTGCACAGTTGTTCGAGACCCTAGATATGGATCCAGCCTCTAAACTCGGTGATGTGTACACACAG GTGGAATCGCGGCTAGAATCTCTCCCCGAGGGTGAGGTACAAGAGCCGTTGCTAAAGGCTAACCTGAATTCGTCACAGTGG ACTACACTCCAGATGATTAACCGAGCCCTGTGCAAAGATTACGAGTGCCGGCGACAGATGCTCCTTAAACGCTTCCACGTCACCCTCCAGTCCTTTACGTGGGGAGAGCGGGGAAAG GAGCGGAGTGCTCTGCTGCCCGCTAAACCTGCCTTCTCGGTACCACTAGAGTCCTCCGTCTCCATCGCTCTCTTGCTGGCGGCGAGGGAGGACCAGGCTCACCTCCAGCCCGTGAGAGCGGGACCCTCCACCGCCGTCCACAAG GTGCTCATGGGCAGTGTGCCGGACAGAGGAGGGCGACCTGGAGAGATCGAGCCCCCCATGCCCGCCTTCACCCGCCGCAGTGAGGGGGGGGCCGCCGGAGGACGCCGCGAAAAGAGCAAGTTCCAGAAACGGGAGTACGCggggaagaagaaaaaaaacaagaataGATAA
- the gas2l2 gene encoding GAS2-like protein 2A, translating to MSGIQHASNQSIRPFGSSEEYLYAMKEDLVEWWHELYGVDINVDNMMDVLETGALLCAHANNVTREAGDFSKKHGETLVEVPASGVTFVNAAQPATFLARDNVSNFINWCRSQMNIKDVLMFETEDLVLRKNEKSVVLCLLEVARRASRFGMAAPVLIQLEHEIEDELRVEMDAREHARRAPQTRLPNAQSLDDMVQHLLSRCTCPTQFPMVKISDGKYRVGDSNTLIFVRILRNHVMVRVGGGWDTLEHYLDKHDPCRCTSLTHKVAQRTATPIHEIKSRPCGPDSQTPLVLSRAQSPLEPVFWASAAPCRTQSALHPPRLSLSPDPGPQNTLNPNKLRQKPFSLTYSQSQDDTAIKSTSRTGRKATRGSPTPRLTSSLPRTARLSTPPQPECTGMTLVVQRAHSPTSLQGQQSTDQRLEQTWTKSQFVSKLRQNATAGPKNSQEIQGGPEKPAGLVSVRPLQCITPVQSLNTNRNSSANHQPPTISIQEFPNAGKAIKSPCASCPLNGHELMGVVSGDLHYRCPTAAGEDQLAGSTHHSTHITPVIDGNGTNLQRSSSHNSRMKYPSIPAHTVPNSPIHVGPSNSTATAVRRSRPDCEVDIRGRQGEMEGSYLFTPPPISAAQEAVMYQSLEEEILTNLQQLGTDSDDSDSGNSQHHLYPETKENHKSDHVLSAANQSPCPCVSFRPANAPNGNSQVITSECTNERIQLEMICAESAPSRPLRARKQESQTKTNLSQSSVSKPSKVSSCPSGMDSRESTEPSKATERKRLVGVGLIQDDSLNSGTDKPEKAQALTYSQKRSLKKPERVPSIYKLKLRPCIQPRRDHRSDQRPTRIPRPVFYRGQRTGDAIQTKNSADSTSISDIQKGLDSPHRTHSGNSQGTSPTFSPISMYATACRGTGQEPAVDQESEAWVS from the exons ATGTCTGGAATTCAGCACGCATCCAATCAGAGCATCAGACCTTTCGGCTCGAGCGAGGAATATCTTTATGCGATGAAAGAGGACTTGGTAGAGTGGTGGCATGAACTGTACGGCGTCGACATCAACGTGGACAACATGATGGATGTTCTTGAGACGGGCGCTTTGCTTTGTGCCCACGCCAACAACGTGACACGGGAGGCCGGAGACTTTTCTAAAAAACACGGGGAAACACTAGTGGAGGTTCCTGCGTCTGGAGTTACTTTTGTGAACGCTGCACAACCCGCGACATTTCTGGCACGGGACAATGTATCGAATTTTATCAACTGGTGTCGCAGTCAGATGAATATTAAAG ATGTTTTAATGTTCGAGACAGAAGACCTCGTCCTAAGAAAGAATGAGAAAAGCGTGGTGCTGTGTCTACTGGAGGTGGCGCGGCGCGCCTCCCGCTTTGGCATGGCCGCGCCCGTGCTCATCCAGCTAGAGCACGAGATCGAGGACGAGCTCCGCGTGGAGATGGACGCGCGAGAACACGCGCGGCGCGCGCCACAGACGCGTTTGCCCAACGCCCAGAGCCTGGATGACATG GTTCAGCATCTGCTAAGTCGCTGCACCTGTCCCACTCAGTTTCCCATGGTGAAGATATCAGATGGCAAATACAGAGTTGGGGACTCCAATACTCTCATATTTGTGCGA atcttAAGAAATCATGTGATGGTAAGAGTGGGTGGAGGATGGGACACCCTGGAGCATTATCTGGACAAACATGACCCTTGCCGCTGCACATCTCTCa CTCATAAGGTGGCACAGCGCACGGCCACCCCGATCCACGAGATCAAATCCAGACCCTGTGGGCCCGATAGCCAGACCCCTCTGGTTCTAAGTCGAGCCCAGTCACCCCTGGAGCCCGTGTTCTGGGCCTCTGCTGCTCCCTGCAGGACCCAAAGTGCACTGCACCCACCcagactctccctctctccagacCCAGGGCCCCAGAACACCCTCAATCCCAATAA ACTGAGGCAGAAGCCCTTCAGTCTGACCTATTCTCAGAGTCAGGATGACACAGCGATTAAATCCACCAGCAGGACGGGCCGCAAAGCCACTCGGGGATCACCCACTCCACGCCTCACCAGCAGTCTTCCACGGACAGCCCGCCTCTCtactccaccacagcctgagtGCACCGGCATGACTCTAGTCGTCCAGAGGGCCCACAGCCCCACTTCTCTTCAAGGCCAACAAAGCACAGACCAGAGGCTGGAACAAACCTGGACCAAATCACAGTTTGTCTCCAAGCTGAGACAAAATGCCACAGCTGGGCCAAAGAACAGCCAGGAGATACAGGGTGGCCCAGAGAAGCCAGCTGGTTTGGTATCAGTCAGGCCTTTACAGTGCATCACACCAGTTCAGAGTCTTAATACCAACAGAAACAGTTCAGCAAATCACCAGCCCCCAACCATTAGCATCCAAGAGTTTCCGAATGCTGGGAAGGCTATAAAGAGTCCTTGTGCTTCGTGCCCTCTTAATGGGCATGAGCTAATGGGCGTTGTATCAGGGGACCTACACTACAGATGCCCCACAGCTGCTGGTGAAGACCAACTGGCTGGCTCTACACACCATTCCACCCATATTACACCTGTGATCGATGGAAATGGAACAAATCTACAAAGATCTTCCTCACACAACAGCAGGATGAAGTACCCGAGCATTCCAGCTCACACTGTACCCAACTCTCCTATCCATGTAGGTCCGTCAAACTCTACTGCCACTGCTGTTCGGCGGTCTCGGCCTGACTGTGAAGTGGACATACGGGGTAGACAAGGAGAGATGGAAGGTAGTTATCTCTTCACTCCTCCTCCTATTAGTGCAGCCCAAGAGGCCGTCATGTATCAGAGTCTCGAGGAGGAGATCCTGACCAATCTGCAACAGCTCGGCACGGACTCCGACGACAGCGATTCTGGAAACAGCCAACATCATCTTTATCCTGAGACAAAAGAAAACCATAAATCTGATCATGTGTTATCGGCTGCAAACCAGAGTCCGTGTCCCTGTGTATCTTTTAGACCTGCCAATGCCCCAAATGGGAACAGTCAGGTGATAACCAGTGAATGCACAAACGAGAGGATTCAGCTTGAGATGATTTGTGCTGAGAGCGCTCCATCCAGACCACTCAGAGCAAGGAAGCAAGAAAGTCAGACCAAGACTAACTTAAGCCAGTCGAGTGTTTCCAAACCCTCTAAAGTCAGTTCCTGTCCCTCCGGTATGGATTCCAGAGAGTCCACTGAACCTTCCAAGGCGACAGAAAGGAAGAGACTGGTGGGGGTGGGTTTGATCCAAGATGACTCATTAAACTCTGGCACTGACAAGCCAGAAAAAGCTCAAGCCTTGACTTATAGTCAGAAGCGGTCCTTAAAGAAGCCGGAGAGAGTGCCATCCATCTATAAACTGAAACTGAGGCCCTGCATACAACCCAGGAGGGACCACAGATCTGACCAGAGACCTACCAGGATCCCCAGACCAGTTTTCTATAGAGGTCAACGCACGGGAGACGCCATTCAGACCAAGAACTCAGCGGACAGCACTTCGATCTCTGACATTCAGAAAGGGCTCGATAGTCCTCACAGAACTCACAGCGGGAACAGCCAAGGGACATCTCCCACCTTCTCTCCTATATCTATGTACGCTACAGCGTGCCGAGGAacaggacaggaaccggcaGTTGATCAGGAGAGTGAAGCCTGGGTTTCATAA
- the LOC143518584 gene encoding protein FAM98A isoform X1: MERDVSTITSLKDLGYNNSGCMRRCSCDELPCPLLSWLVSELRRCCPDVGGAGRDGGAILAGELKDVLSVMFYPHGTLTNETLTPIHLYRITEFLVSELQAARVLRWKEGHPEDAEERSESGKEQRKREFNIDVEEEVQEEGGKNDEKEVMSELAQLFETLDMDPASKLGDVYTQVESRLESLPEGEVQEPLLKANLNSSQWTTLQMINRALCKDYECRRQMLLKRFHVTLQSFTWGERGKERSALLPAKPAFSVPLESSVSIALLLAAREDQAHLQPVRAGPSTAVHKVLMGSVPDRGGRPGEIEPPMPAFTRRSEGGAAGGRREKSKFQKREYAGKKKKNKNR, from the exons ATGGAGAGGGATGTCTCGACAATCACGTCTCTTAAAGATCTCGG ATATAACAACAGTGGTTGTATGAGGCGGTGTAGTTGTGACGAACTGCCGTGTCCGCTGCTGTCCTGGCTGGTGTCGGAGCTGAGACGTTGCTGCCCCGACGTGGGAGGAG CAGGGCGCGACGGCGGTGCCATTCTGGCCGGGGAGCTGAAGGATGTGCTGAGTGTGATGTTCTACCCTCACGGCACGCTGACTAACGAAACCCTGACCCCGATTCATCTCTACAGAATTACAG AGTTCCTGGTGTCCGAGTTACAGGCAGCGCGTGTGCTGAGATGGAAAGAGGGCCACCCCGAAGATGCAGAAGAGCGAAGCGAATCAGGCAAAGAGCAGAGAAAGAGGGAATTTAATATAGACGTTGAGGAGGAGGTTCAAGAAGAGGGTGGGAAAAATGATGAGAAAGAGGTGATGAGTGAACTTGCACAGTTGTTCGAGACCCTAGATATGGATCCAGCCTCTAAACTCGGTGATGTGTACACACAG GTGGAATCGCGGCTAGAATCTCTCCCCGAGGGTGAGGTACAAGAGCCGTTGCTAAAGGCTAACCTGAATTCGTCACAGTGG ACTACACTCCAGATGATTAACCGAGCCCTGTGCAAAGATTACGAGTGCCGGCGACAGATGCTCCTTAAACGCTTCCACGTCACCCTCCAGTCCTTTACGTGGGGAGAGCGGGGAAAG GAGCGGAGTGCTCTGCTGCCCGCTAAACCTGCCTTCTCGGTACCACTAGAGTCCTCCGTCTCCATCGCTCTCTTGCTGGCGGCGAGGGAGGACCAGGCTCACCTCCAGCCCGTGAGAGCGGGACCCTCCACCGCCGTCCACAAG GTGCTCATGGGCAGTGTGCCGGACAGAGGAGGGCGACCTGGAGAGATCGAGCCCCCCATGCCCGCCTTCACCCGCCGCAGTGAGGGGGGGGCCGCCGGAGGACGCCGCGAAAAGAGCAAGTTCCAGAAACGGGAGTACGCggggaagaagaaaaaaaacaagaataGATAA